The following coding sequences lie in one Lolium perenne isolate Kyuss_39 chromosome 2, Kyuss_2.0, whole genome shotgun sequence genomic window:
- the LOC139835437 gene encoding uncharacterized protein, with the protein MPDNWNWGCRLTAREQPLESKEQEEKLEGLSKRLEEVERQWLSLQQEVTTKSNELSATAKRWLGELSALDRGLAAAFPEAQEEALAAVGRAREDRRQATGEQSSDCFTMDDYLASIAARVEPVTKLGWELRKAAEELVRLLWPTETLPEDLSNLIAWLDRAPDRFLDWKESATRAGADMALSFVLSWYNEVSLDQLEFRRADVEDKLPAENKTARLAQGCTTAFDFTIR; encoded by the exons atgccggacaactggAATTGGGGCTGCCGCCTTACAGCCCGGGAGCAGCCGCTCGAATCG aaggaacaggaggaaaagctggagggtctgagcaagcggttggaggaggtggagcggcaatggctttcgctccagcaagaggtgaccaccaagtccaacgagctgtcggccaccgccaagcggtggttgggggaacttagcgcgctcgaccgcggcttggcgg cggccttccctgaggcgcaggaggaggcgttagcggctgttggcagggcgcgggaggatcgccggcaggccactggggagcagagctccgactgcttcaccatggacgactatctggcgtccatcgccgcccgcgtggagccggtcaccaagcttggctgggagctgcggaaggcggcggaggagctggtccgactgctgtggccgacggagacgctgccggaagatctctccaatctcatcgcttggctggacagggctcccgaccgcttcttggactggaaggagtcggccacgcgcgccggagccgatatggcgctatcttttgtgctctcctggtataacgaggttagcctcgaccagttggagttccggcgcgccgacgtggaggacaagctcccggcggagaacaagactgctcggcttgcccAAGGCTGCACAACAGCtttcgacttc acaattcgttaa